In Zhaonella formicivorans, one DNA window encodes the following:
- the floA gene encoding flotillin-like protein FloA (flotillin-like protein involved in membrane lipid rafts) translates to MSSLILFVIILLGVIFIFSFIPVGLWISALAAGVRVGIFTLIGMRLRRVPPAKIVNPLIKADKAGINVSGNQLEAHYLAGGNVDKVVDALIAAERANIPLPFERAAAIDLAGRNVLEAVQMSVNPKVIETPIVAAVAKDGIEVRVKARVTVRANIDRLVGGAGQETIIARVGEGIVTTVGSSESHKEVLENPDRISQTVLNKGLDAGTAFEILSIDIADVDVGRNIGAQLQTDQAEADKRIAQAKAEERRAMAVAKEQEMKAAVQEMRAKVVEAEAEVPKAMAKALLDGKLGVMDYYNMQNLLADTQMRDAIAKLNPETPGSQSDSKK, encoded by the coding sequence ATCAGCAGTTTGATTTTGTTTGTGATTATTCTTTTAGGTGTCATCTTTATTTTCAGCTTTATCCCTGTCGGTTTATGGATTTCCGCTTTAGCAGCAGGCGTAAGGGTAGGGATTTTTACCTTAATCGGGATGAGGCTGAGAAGAGTTCCGCCTGCTAAAATCGTCAACCCTCTCATTAAAGCGGACAAAGCAGGCATCAATGTCAGCGGTAACCAGTTGGAGGCCCACTACTTGGCGGGCGGTAATGTGGACAAAGTGGTAGATGCTTTAATTGCTGCGGAAAGGGCCAATATACCTTTACCCTTTGAGCGCGCTGCAGCTATTGACCTGGCTGGCCGCAACGTCCTGGAAGCCGTGCAGATGAGTGTTAACCCCAAGGTTATTGAAACACCTATTGTGGCAGCAGTAGCCAAGGATGGGATCGAAGTGCGGGTCAAAGCAAGGGTTACAGTCCGGGCAAATATTGACCGGTTGGTTGGCGGCGCCGGGCAGGAGACAATCATTGCCCGGGTTGGTGAGGGTATAGTAACCACAGTAGGTTCCTCGGAAAGCCATAAAGAGGTGTTGGAAAACCCCGACCGCATCTCTCAGACTGTTTTAAACAAAGGGCTGGATGCCGGAACGGCTTTTGAGATTCTGTCCATTGACATTGCAGACGTGGATGTGGGTAGAAATATCGGCGCCCAACTGCAGACTGACCAAGCTGAAGCCGATAAGCGCATTGCCCAGGCTAAAGCTGAGGAGCGCCGGGCCATGGCCGTGGCCAAAGAACAGGAAATGAAGGCAGCTGTTCAGGAAATGAGGGCGAAAGTTGTGGAAGCCGAAGCCGAAGTGCCGAAAGCAATGGCTAAAGCTCTGCTGGACGGGAAACTGGGAGTCATGGATTATTACAACATGCAAAATTTGCTGGCTGATACCCAGATGCGGGATGCCATTGCCAAGCTAAACCCCGAAACACCGGGAAGTCAAAGCGACTCTAAAAAATAG
- a CDS encoding NfeD family protein — protein sequence MEYQTFDYSRLRTFCCLNTSIRQGTVSKSKNGEVSSLAKKRIRLLISFITLLVLLGTAVTSPALPDDVVYVVPVTGTIDAGLANFIARAYEEAELSGAKRVLLEINTPGGFIEQAIKIKETIEQAKTPTIAYVTGGAISAGALLALTAPDLVMAPGTTMGAAEPRIGTQKADEKIVSYWASELAGAAEKNGRRADIARAMADADLAIPGLVEKGKLLTLTAKQAKEYGMADDIIPTRAEVLQKYNLGESKVVEFASSPAENFSRWITRPYISSLLLTIGIAGLVIEIFTLGFGVAGVVGLTALALYFGGSILAGLSGWEAVLLFLLGLILLLVEVLVIPGFGLTGAGGLVAIIVSIFLAAPSNDQAVISLVIAIIGTVFLLALSVKFLPTRKVWNRLVLGTRQEKTTGYVAPRKSLADLEGKVGVTITPLRPAGAAEIGGERVDVVTDGAFIPPQTPIKVIKVEGTRVVVSKHE from the coding sequence ATGGAATACCAGACTTTTGATTATTCACGGCTAAGAACTTTTTGCTGTTTAAATACGTCTATAAGGCAAGGCACTGTAAGCAAATCGAAGAATGGGGAGGTGAGTTCTCTGGCAAAAAAGAGAATTAGGCTTTTAATTAGCTTTATAACGCTGCTTGTGCTTTTAGGTACGGCTGTTACTTCACCGGCGTTGCCTGACGACGTGGTTTATGTTGTACCTGTTACGGGTACAATTGATGCAGGACTGGCTAATTTTATTGCAAGGGCCTACGAGGAAGCTGAATTAAGCGGGGCAAAGCGGGTATTGTTAGAAATAAATACCCCGGGGGGTTTCATCGAGCAGGCAATCAAAATTAAGGAAACTATCGAGCAGGCTAAAACGCCCACTATAGCTTATGTGACAGGCGGAGCCATTTCGGCGGGAGCCCTGCTGGCATTGACGGCGCCCGACTTGGTTATGGCGCCGGGCACTACCATGGGGGCGGCTGAGCCCCGCATTGGCACGCAAAAAGCCGATGAAAAGATCGTTTCTTATTGGGCTTCTGAGCTGGCAGGCGCTGCCGAAAAAAACGGGCGAAGGGCTGATATTGCCAGGGCAATGGCTGATGCGGACCTTGCCATCCCGGGCCTGGTGGAAAAAGGGAAGCTTTTGACTCTCACGGCAAAGCAGGCAAAAGAGTATGGAATGGCTGACGATATCATTCCCACCCGGGCCGAAGTTTTACAAAAATATAACCTGGGTGAAAGCAAAGTAGTGGAGTTTGCCTCCAGTCCTGCGGAAAATTTCTCCAGGTGGATCACTAGACCTTACATAAGTTCACTGCTTTTGACAATCGGAATTGCCGGACTGGTAATTGAAATATTTACCTTGGGTTTTGGTGTGGCAGGGGTAGTGGGTCTTACCGCTTTAGCTCTCTACTTCGGGGGCAGCATTCTGGCCGGATTGTCCGGTTGGGAAGCTGTGCTGCTCTTTTTACTGGGCCTCATCCTGCTGCTGGTGGAAGTGCTGGTAATTCCAGGTTTTGGCTTAACAGGGGCCGGGGGTTTAGTGGCTATCATTGTCAGCATTTTCCTGGCTGCTCCCTCTAATGACCAGGCAGTTATCTCTCTTGTGATCGCGATCATAGGTACTGTCTTTTTGCTGGCCCTCAGCGTGAAATTTTTGCCCACCAGAAAAGTTTGGAACCGCCTGGTCCTGGGTACAAGGCAGGAGAAAACTACAGGTTATGTAGCGCCTCGCAAGTCCCTGGCCGATTTGGAAGGAAAGGTTGGGGTCACAATTACGCCGCTAAGGCCTGCAGGGGCCGCTGAAATCGGAGGTGAAAGGGTTGATGTGGTAACAGATGGTGCTTTCATTCCTCCCCAGACCCCGATTAAAGTAATTAAGGTCGAAGGGACAAGGGTAGTAGTCAGTAAGCACGAATAA
- the rpsU gene encoding 30S ribosomal protein S21, whose translation MSEVKVGKNESLDAALRRFKRSCQKAGVLSEVRKREHYEKPSVRRKKKSEAARKRKWN comes from the coding sequence TTGAGTGAAGTCAAAGTTGGTAAAAATGAATCTCTTGATGCTGCACTGCGCCGGTTCAAAAGGTCTTGCCAAAAAGCCGGTGTATTATCTGAGGTCAGAAAAAGAGAACATTATGAAAAACCCAGTGTAAGGCGGAAGAAAAAGTCAGAAGCAGCAAGGAAGCGCAAGTGGAACTAG
- a CDS encoding histidine triad nucleotide-binding protein, protein MDDCLFCKIVKKEIPAQIVYEDDKIMAFKDINPAAPVHILLIPKKHIPDLTALEPVDAEVIGHLHLVAKQIAEEQGVAESGFRLLNNCKEDGGQVIYHLHFHLIGGRKLTHLC, encoded by the coding sequence ATGGACGACTGCTTGTTTTGTAAAATAGTGAAAAAGGAAATTCCAGCCCAAATCGTGTACGAAGATGACAAAATAATGGCATTCAAAGATATTAATCCTGCAGCTCCGGTACATATTTTGCTGATTCCCAAGAAACATATTCCTGACCTGACAGCCTTGGAACCGGTAGACGCAGAGGTAATCGGGCATTTGCATTTGGTAGCCAAGCAAATAGCCGAGGAGCAAGGGGTGGCCGAGAGCGGTTTTCGACTGCTCAATAACTGCAAAGAAGACGGAGGCCAGGTTATTTACCATTTACATTTCCATCTCATAGGCGGGCGCAAATTAACACACTTATGTTAA
- the mtaB gene encoding tRNA (N(6)-L-threonylcarbamoyladenosine(37)-C(2))-methylthiotransferase MtaB → MAAKKVALHSLGCKVNQNEAAALLNIFRHHGYEVVDFDQVADVYLIHTCTVTHLGDRKSRQVIRRAVKKNPAATVVVSGCYAQVSPEEVLEIPGVDLVIGTQDRSRILELVERVEREKTPMNAVRDILHTRDFEELPLEHSGRVRAFLKIQEGCQQFCSYCIIPFARGPVRSRDPEKTLQEVRRLVEHGYKEIVLTGIHTGAYGQDLDDEVDLGWLVRQLSKIRGLKRLRISSLDPNEFTPEFIETITTTEIVCPHFHISLQSGDDDILDRMRRRYTTDEYRDLVSRLRARIPDLGLTTDVMVGFPGETGEQHRNSLKFVEEIGFSGLHVFKYSPRAGTKAATYRNQVAPEVKEQRSKEMIALGEKMAQSFARKFLGKSMEVLVEQRDGNGLWEGHTGNYLKVKFASEQELRGELVQVNLKELAKDSLLGQLQGCAVVSR, encoded by the coding sequence TTGGCAGCTAAAAAAGTAGCACTGCATTCGCTGGGTTGCAAAGTAAATCAAAATGAAGCGGCAGCTTTGCTAAATATTTTTCGTCACCATGGTTATGAAGTGGTTGATTTTGACCAGGTGGCCGATGTTTACCTTATCCACACCTGCACCGTAACCCACTTAGGGGACCGCAAATCGCGCCAGGTGATTCGCCGGGCCGTGAAAAAAAATCCGGCGGCGACAGTAGTGGTTTCCGGGTGCTATGCCCAGGTATCTCCTGAGGAAGTGCTGGAAATCCCGGGAGTAGATCTGGTTATTGGCACCCAGGACAGGAGCCGTATCCTGGAATTGGTGGAAAGGGTCGAACGGGAGAAAACTCCTATGAACGCGGTGCGGGATATCCTGCATACCAGGGATTTTGAAGAACTGCCTCTTGAACACTCGGGCAGGGTCCGCGCTTTTCTGAAGATCCAGGAAGGTTGCCAGCAGTTTTGCAGCTACTGCATTATTCCTTTTGCCCGGGGTCCGGTGCGCAGCAGGGACCCGGAGAAAACGCTGCAAGAAGTAAGGCGTCTGGTGGAGCATGGCTATAAGGAAATAGTGCTGACAGGGATCCATACAGGCGCTTACGGCCAAGACCTGGACGACGAGGTAGATCTGGGCTGGCTGGTGAGACAGCTGTCCAAGATCCGGGGATTGAAACGCCTAAGGATCAGTTCCTTGGATCCCAACGAATTTACCCCGGAATTTATTGAAACCATCACTACTACCGAAATTGTTTGTCCTCATTTCCACATTTCGCTGCAAAGCGGTGACGATGACATCCTGGATAGAATGCGGCGACGGTACACAACGGATGAATACCGGGATTTAGTCAGCCGGCTAAGGGCCAGGATTCCTGACCTGGGTTTAACCACCGACGTAATGGTTGGTTTTCCGGGAGAAACCGGTGAGCAACACCGGAATTCTTTAAAATTCGTGGAGGAAATAGGTTTTTCCGGGTTGCATGTCTTTAAGTATTCGCCCAGGGCAGGGACTAAGGCGGCCACATACCGTAACCAGGTAGCCCCCGAAGTGAAAGAACAAAGAAGCAAAGAAATGATTGCCTTGGGGGAAAAGATGGCCCAAAGTTTTGCCCGGAAGTTTTTGGGAAAAAGCATGGAGGTGCTGGTGGAGCAGCGGGATGGAAACGGCTTGTGGGAAGGCCATACCGGCAATTATTTAAAAGTAAAATTTGCCTCGGAACAAGAACTGAGAGGGGAATTGGTGCAGGTAAACTTAAAGGAGTTGGCGAAGGATTCTTTGTTAGGGCAATTACAAGGCTGTGCCGTCGTTAGTCGCTAG
- a CDS encoding 16S rRNA (uracil(1498)-N(3))-methyltransferase, whose product MAHRFFVAPEKIEGDTIEITGEDVRHIVKVLRLKNGDEVIIADGTGQEYYGKLAAAKKERVTVKVERKAFAASEPPVKVTLLQGIPKGDKMELIVQKCTELGIFRIVPVAAARTIVQLSPEKARNRVERWQRVAEEAAKQSQRAIIPRVEEVRTVEAAISKFGQGLMLVPWEEERSRTMKEVLQQHGQAKDVTLLIGPEGGLEASEVELAMSQNAVPVTLGPRILRTETAGWAALTMILYELGDLGGTKVGS is encoded by the coding sequence ATGGCGCATCGTTTTTTTGTTGCTCCTGAGAAAATTGAGGGAGATACGATTGAAATAACCGGGGAGGACGTACGTCATATAGTCAAGGTGCTGCGGTTGAAAAATGGTGATGAGGTTATTATTGCCGACGGGACCGGGCAAGAATATTATGGGAAGTTGGCTGCTGCAAAAAAAGAGCGCGTTACGGTCAAAGTAGAGAGAAAAGCGTTTGCCGCCAGTGAACCCCCCGTAAAGGTGACGTTGCTGCAGGGCATCCCCAAAGGTGATAAAATGGAACTCATTGTCCAAAAGTGTACTGAATTGGGCATATTCAGGATTGTTCCGGTGGCAGCTGCCAGGACTATTGTGCAGCTCAGCCCGGAAAAGGCCAGAAACAGAGTGGAGCGCTGGCAAAGAGTTGCCGAGGAGGCTGCCAAACAAAGCCAGCGCGCCATCATTCCCCGCGTTGAGGAAGTCCGAACTGTGGAAGCTGCAATTAGCAAGTTTGGTCAGGGACTGATGCTCGTCCCCTGGGAAGAAGAAAGGTCAAGAACCATGAAAGAAGTATTGCAGCAGCATGGACAAGCTAAAGATGTTACCCTGTTAATCGGCCCGGAAGGTGGACTGGAGGCCAGTGAAGTAGAGTTGGCCATGTCCCAAAATGCCGTCCCTGTAACTCTTGGTCCCCGCATTCTACGGACAGAAACCGCGGGCTGGGCGGCTTTAACCATGATTTTATACGAATTGGGGGACCTGGGAGGTACTAAGGTTGGCAGCTAA
- the prmA gene encoding 50S ribosomal protein L11 methyltransferase, whose protein sequence is MNKWQEITVTTTEEAAEAVANLFYELGAAGVVIQDPKVLARYIAEANWDAYELPAELTEAENVVIKGYLPMDDALEERLKQFSSRLQSLEKYFTQYLAEVSLAEIAEEDWSSSWKTYYKPEKIGARVVVVPSWEEYHPAANEVVVKLDPGMAFGTGNHPTTAMSIQLMEKYLRPESVVFDVGTGSGVLAIAAAKLGAVGVLALDVDPLAVQIAQQNIVENQVAGVAEARYNDLLAGIQGKSDFIVANIIADVILDLISQAKSHLVKDGCFLVSGIIKDRWPEVERALTEAGFQIVEHREHNEWVAAISRKAGD, encoded by the coding sequence ATGAACAAATGGCAGGAGATTACCGTTACAACTACCGAAGAGGCTGCAGAAGCTGTAGCCAACCTGTTTTACGAGCTGGGGGCGGCGGGTGTGGTAATTCAAGATCCCAAAGTATTGGCAAGATATATAGCAGAAGCGAACTGGGACGCATACGAACTGCCTGCCGAGCTTACCGAAGCGGAAAATGTGGTCATCAAGGGCTACTTACCTATGGATGATGCTTTGGAGGAAAGATTAAAGCAGTTCAGTTCCAGGCTGCAAAGCCTGGAGAAGTATTTTACCCAGTACCTGGCTGAAGTGTCACTGGCGGAAATTGCTGAGGAAGACTGGTCTTCCTCCTGGAAGACCTATTATAAGCCGGAAAAGATTGGGGCCAGGGTTGTTGTGGTGCCTAGCTGGGAAGAATACCACCCGGCAGCTAACGAAGTGGTTGTAAAGCTGGATCCAGGCATGGCTTTCGGCACTGGAAACCACCCTACTACCGCTATGAGTATCCAGCTGATGGAAAAATACCTGCGCCCGGAAAGCGTTGTCTTTGATGTCGGTACCGGCTCCGGAGTGCTGGCCATTGCTGCAGCCAAATTAGGGGCTGTGGGAGTTCTTGCCCTGGATGTGGACCCTTTGGCCGTGCAAATTGCCCAGCAGAATATTGTGGAGAACCAGGTAGCAGGAGTGGCGGAAGCCAGGTATAACGACTTGTTGGCCGGAATACAGGGAAAATCCGATTTTATTGTGGCCAACATTATTGCTGATGTGATTTTGGATTTAATTTCTCAAGCCAAAAGTCATCTGGTTAAGGATGGCTGTTTTTTAGTATCCGGAATTATCAAAGACCGCTGGCCGGAAGTGGAGCGGGCGCTTACGGAAGCTGGGTTCCAAATTGTGGAGCATAGGGAACACAACGAATGGGTTGCTGCAATCAGCAGGAAAGCCGGGGACTAA
- the dnaJ gene encoding molecular chaperone DnaJ codes for MAKRDYYDILGVGRDATPEQIKKAYRTLARKYHPDVNPNDKEAEEKFKEVKEAYDVLSDPDKRARYDQFGHAGTSDQGFGGFGDFGGFGGGADFGGFGDIFDMFFGGFGGSAKRQGPQKGDDLRYDLDITFEEAAFGVEKDIEIPRTEECPTCNGSGAEPGTHPTACSVCGGTGQVRITQSTPLGRFQTIKTCTQCHGTGRIISTPCHECKGRGKVRRFRKIHITIPAGVDNDSKLRVPGEGEAGSLGGPPGDLYVFISVKPHKLFKRKGYDVISEAEINFVQAALGDEIQVPTLDGMIKLKIPEGTQTGTSFRLKGRGISRLRSTGRGDHHVKIVVVTPTNLTEKQKEALREFGKTLTQDNQKAKEKGFFDKVKEAFK; via the coding sequence TTGGCAAAACGGGATTATTATGACATATTAGGTGTTGGGCGGGATGCAACCCCGGAGCAGATCAAGAAGGCTTACCGCACCCTGGCAAGAAAATACCACCCGGACGTGAATCCAAATGACAAAGAGGCCGAAGAAAAATTTAAAGAAGTTAAAGAAGCCTACGATGTGCTAAGCGACCCCGACAAGCGGGCCCGCTATGACCAGTTTGGTCACGCCGGCACCTCAGACCAGGGCTTTGGGGGATTCGGCGATTTTGGCGGTTTTGGCGGAGGCGCCGATTTCGGAGGCTTTGGCGACATTTTTGACATGTTCTTCGGCGGTTTTGGCGGAAGTGCAAAGCGTCAAGGGCCGCAAAAAGGCGATGACCTGCGCTATGATTTGGATATCACTTTTGAGGAAGCAGCTTTTGGAGTTGAAAAAGATATAGAAATCCCCAGGACCGAGGAATGTCCGACGTGCAACGGGTCGGGGGCCGAACCAGGCACCCACCCGACTGCTTGCAGCGTTTGCGGAGGTACCGGCCAGGTCAGGATTACCCAGTCCACGCCTTTGGGACGCTTCCAGACTATTAAAACGTGTACCCAGTGCCACGGCACCGGGCGCATTATAAGCACACCTTGTCACGAATGTAAGGGACGCGGCAAAGTCCGGCGGTTCAGGAAGATCCATATCACTATTCCTGCCGGTGTGGATAACGATTCCAAGCTGCGGGTGCCGGGCGAAGGCGAGGCCGGCTCTTTAGGAGGACCTCCCGGTGATCTCTATGTGTTTATCAGCGTCAAGCCTCATAAGCTGTTTAAGCGTAAGGGTTACGATGTAATTTCAGAAGCCGAGATTAATTTTGTGCAGGCAGCTCTGGGTGATGAGATCCAGGTCCCCACTTTGGACGGCATGATCAAGTTAAAAATTCCCGAGGGTACTCAGACTGGGACTTCATTCCGTCTCAAGGGCAGGGGCATCTCACGGCTCAGGAGCACCGGTCGGGGCGATCATCATGTCAAGATTGTGGTTGTCACGCCGACCAATTTGACCGAGAAGCAGAAAGAGGCGCTGCGGGAGTTCGGTAAAACACTAACCCAGGATAACCAGAAAGCTAAGGAAAAAGGTTTTTTCGATAAAGTGAAAGAAGCATTTAAGTAG
- the dnaK gene encoding molecular chaperone DnaK, which produces MSKVIGIDLGTTNSCVAVMEGGEAVVIPNAEGNRTTPSVVGFAKNGERLVGQVAKRQAITNPDRTIISIKRHMGTDYKVTIDDKSYTPQEISAIILQKLKADAESYLGEPVTKAVITVPAYFTDSQRQATKDAGKIAGLEVLRIINEPTAAALAYGLDKGEDQTILVYDLGGGTFDVSILELGDGVFEVKATSGNNRLGGDDFDERIMNYLVSEFKRTNGVDLSKDKMAMQRLKEAAEKAKHELSSVTTTNINLPFITATEDGPQHLDITLTRAKFEELIADLVDKTLGPTRQALADAGLKPQDIDKVILVGGSTRVPAVQAAIKNLIGKEPHKGINPDECVALGAAIQAGVLTGEVKDVLLLDVTPLSLGIETLGGVFTKLIERNTTIPTSKSQIFSTAADNQTSVEIHVLQGERQMAADNKTLGRFTLSGIPPAPRGIPQIEVKFDIDANGIVHVSAKDLGTGKQQQITITSSSGLSEKEIEEMVKNAEKYAEEDRKRKEKVEAKNQADSLIYQTEKTLKEFEGKLGSADVENIKKAKSELEEAVKGDDVETIKQKSEALSQAIYAVTTKIYQQAGAQQGNPGATGQGTAKDDNVVDADYEVMDDDKK; this is translated from the coding sequence ATGAGCAAAGTCATAGGGATTGACCTTGGAACAACCAACTCCTGCGTCGCCGTAATGGAAGGCGGCGAGGCTGTAGTCATTCCTAACGCTGAAGGAAACAGAACCACTCCCTCGGTAGTTGGTTTTGCCAAAAACGGCGAGCGCTTAGTCGGGCAGGTAGCAAAACGCCAGGCTATTACCAACCCCGATCGCACCATTATCTCCATCAAGAGACACATGGGTACTGATTACAAAGTAACTATCGATGATAAATCATACACTCCCCAGGAGATCTCAGCCATTATCCTGCAAAAACTAAAGGCCGATGCGGAAAGCTATCTGGGCGAACCGGTGACGAAAGCTGTAATCACCGTTCCCGCTTATTTTACGGACAGCCAGCGCCAGGCTACCAAGGATGCCGGAAAGATTGCAGGCCTGGAAGTACTACGGATTATTAACGAGCCAACTGCAGCTGCCCTCGCCTACGGCTTGGATAAGGGAGAAGACCAGACCATCTTAGTCTACGACCTGGGTGGCGGTACTTTTGACGTATCTATTTTGGAGCTGGGCGACGGCGTATTTGAGGTTAAAGCTACCAGCGGCAATAACCGTCTGGGCGGCGATGATTTCGATGAAAGGATTATGAATTACCTGGTCTCTGAATTTAAGAGAACTAACGGTGTTGATTTGAGCAAAGATAAAATGGCCATGCAGCGCTTAAAAGAGGCGGCTGAAAAGGCAAAGCATGAGCTCTCCAGCGTTACAACTACTAATATCAATTTGCCTTTTATTACTGCTACTGAAGATGGTCCGCAGCATTTGGACATCACTTTGACCAGGGCCAAGTTTGAAGAGTTGATTGCTGACCTGGTGGATAAGACTTTAGGGCCTACCAGGCAGGCTTTGGCAGATGCGGGACTTAAACCCCAGGACATTGACAAAGTTATTTTAGTGGGAGGTTCAACCAGGGTTCCTGCAGTGCAGGCGGCAATCAAGAACTTAATCGGTAAAGAGCCCCACAAGGGTATTAACCCCGATGAGTGTGTGGCCCTGGGAGCAGCCATCCAGGCTGGAGTTTTGACCGGCGAAGTTAAAGATGTCCTGCTTTTGGATGTCACTCCGCTTTCCTTAGGTATTGAGACTCTGGGAGGGGTGTTTACCAAGCTCATCGAGCGCAATACCACTATCCCGACATCTAAAAGCCAGATTTTCTCCACTGCCGCTGATAACCAAACCAGCGTGGAGATCCATGTGCTGCAGGGCGAACGGCAGATGGCGGCCGATAACAAAACCCTTGGCAGATTTACTTTGTCGGGCATTCCGCCGGCGCCCAGGGGAATACCGCAAATTGAGGTTAAGTTCGACATTGATGCTAACGGCATTGTGCATGTCTCAGCCAAGGATTTGGGCACCGGCAAACAGCAGCAGATCACCATCACATCCTCGAGCGGGTTGAGTGAAAAAGAAATCGAAGAAATGGTTAAAAACGCTGAAAAATACGCCGAGGAAGACAGGAAACGCAAAGAAAAAGTAGAAGCCAAAAACCAGGCTGATTCCCTGATTTATCAGACGGAAAAAACACTGAAAGAATTTGAAGGGAAACTGGGCAGCGCTGATGTGGAAAACATTAAAAAAGCCAAGAGTGAGCTGGAAGAAGCTGTTAAGGGAGACGATGTGGAGACAATAAAACAAAAATCAGAAGCCCTTTCCCAAGCCATTTACGCGGTGACTACCAAGATATACCAGCAGGCCGGAGCCCAGCAAGGAAATCCGGGGGCAACCGGACAGGGAACTGCTAAGGACGACAACGTAGTGGATGCAGATTACGAAGTGATGGATGATGATAAGAAATAA
- the grpE gene encoding nucleotide exchange factor GrpE — MNRVPEENLHKEETGQEDFSAANHEGETIDQVNEEQKDDAAKQPEETAGEQLDLAARLASKEKEAEELFSRLQRLQADFENFKRRSRKELEDMARFGIERLIVSLLPVMDNFNRALSASAKGGEGATFMAGMEMIYRQLKEVLEKEGLQAIEAVGQPFNPEKHEAVMQVETENPEQDNLVTEELQTGYTLHDRLLRPSMVKVAKYNG, encoded by the coding sequence GTGAACAGAGTGCCGGAGGAAAATTTACATAAAGAAGAAACAGGTCAAGAAGATTTTTCAGCAGCAAACCACGAAGGAGAGACAATTGACCAGGTAAATGAAGAGCAAAAGGATGATGCAGCAAAGCAGCCAGAGGAGACAGCAGGTGAACAGCTTGATTTAGCTGCCCGTTTAGCATCCAAAGAAAAGGAAGCGGAAGAACTTTTCAGCCGCTTGCAGAGGCTGCAAGCAGATTTCGAAAACTTCAAGCGCAGGTCCCGTAAAGAACTGGAGGATATGGCCAGATTCGGGATTGAGCGTTTAATTGTGAGCCTCTTGCCGGTAATGGATAATTTCAACCGGGCGCTTTCTGCCTCCGCAAAAGGAGGCGAAGGTGCCACTTTTATGGCGGGCATGGAAATGATTTACCGCCAGTTAAAAGAAGTCCTGGAAAAGGAAGGATTACAGGCTATTGAAGCTGTAGGTCAGCCTTTCAATCCGGAAAAGCACGAAGCGGTAATGCAAGTGGAGACTGAAAATCCGGAGCAGGATAATTTAGTTACCGAAGAACTGCAGACAGGATATACCCTGCATGACAGGTTGCTGAGGCCCAGCATGGTTAAAGTGGCTAAATATAACGGGTAG